A single region of the Anaerolineales bacterium genome encodes:
- a CDS encoding bifunctional oligoribonuclease/PAP phosphatase NrnA, which translates to MEKVKNDTLVEPIMAESGGNQDADFQGFMDELERHRGERHVIVLQDYPDPDAISSALAHRMLASTFDIQTDILYAEKISHPQNVAMVRLLEIDLKHYDDSTDLGSYDGAVFIDNQGTTAQRIVADLESEKIPQLMVIDHHDPQDRLQPEFSVIHNVGAVSSLYVGFLTHEHSPITLERSNRQHILLATALMLGIITDTKHFVTAKTEDFEAAKVLSQFRDPELLEQILTQSRSKETMKVILEALANRIVAENFSIAGVGYLRSEDRDAIAEAADFLVSEENVHTAIIYGIVGDNKSEAVIGSLRTTKLTMKPDEFIKDVFGKSQSGEYYGGGKAQAGGFEIPVGFLSGDEQGKYGELKWKVYDAQVKQRLFQKLGIEEEVSTT; encoded by the coding sequence GTGGAAAAAGTCAAAAACGATACACTCGTCGAACCCATAATGGCAGAGAGCGGCGGAAATCAGGACGCGGATTTCCAGGGATTTATGGATGAATTGGAACGTCATCGTGGTGAGCGCCATGTGATTGTGCTGCAGGATTACCCGGACCCGGATGCGATTTCTTCCGCGTTGGCACATCGTATGCTGGCTTCGACCTTCGATATCCAAACGGATATCTTGTATGCAGAAAAAATCAGCCATCCACAGAACGTGGCTATGGTGCGCCTGCTGGAAATCGATTTGAAACATTACGACGACTCCACCGATCTGGGAAGTTATGACGGCGCGGTTTTCATCGACAACCAGGGAACCACGGCGCAGCGCATCGTCGCTGATCTGGAGAGCGAGAAGATCCCGCAGTTGATGGTTATCGATCATCATGACCCGCAGGATCGGCTGCAGCCGGAGTTTTCCGTGATTCACAACGTCGGTGCAGTCAGCAGCCTGTATGTCGGCTTCCTCACGCACGAGCATAGTCCGATCACCCTGGAGCGTTCGAACAGACAACACATCTTGCTGGCTACCGCGTTGATGCTGGGCATCATTACCGATACGAAACATTTCGTCACCGCCAAGACGGAAGATTTCGAAGCCGCAAAAGTCCTGAGTCAGTTCCGCGATCCTGAGTTGTTGGAGCAGATCTTGACGCAGTCGAGGTCGAAGGAGACGATGAAGGTGATCCTTGAAGCCCTTGCAAATCGCATCGTGGCCGAAAACTTCTCCATTGCGGGTGTTGGTTACCTGCGTTCCGAAGACCGCGATGCCATCGCAGAAGCGGCGGACTTCCTCGTCTCGGAGGAAAACGTTCATACGGCCATCATTTACGGAATCGTTGGCGACAATAAATCAGAAGCGGTGATCGGCTCTTTGCGAACGACGAAGCTGACAATGAAACCGGACGAATTCATCAAGGATGTGTTTGGCAAGAGCCAAAGCGGAGAGTATTACGGCGGTGGAAAAGCACAAGCAGGCGGCTTCGAGATCCCCGTGGGCTTTCTGTCGGGGGACGAGCAGGGAAAATATGGTGAACTCAAATGGAAAGTCTATGATGCGCAAGTAAAGCAAAGGCTGTTTCAAAAACTGGGTATTGAGGAGGAAGTGTCGACCACGTGA
- a CDS encoding diadenylate cyclase, whose translation MKNNTLSEMLARIGSAVGMDDDETLERVLTLAIELVLQGREGRKIGTMFVLGDSDEVLRRSRNIILDPLYGHPDSVKQIRDAGMRETLKELSQLDGAFIISEDGVVLSGSRLIDVDSGDVEIPMGLGSRHYAAAAISKKTRAVAIVVSKSSVIRIFQQGKLAAEIMPQKMFLSECTVHLEGPYAEHSGHELTTLVHVKPYRGNELTVEK comes from the coding sequence ATGAAGAACAATACTCTAAGCGAGATGTTGGCCAGGATTGGTTCGGCCGTAGGCATGGACGACGATGAGACGTTGGAGCGGGTGTTGACTCTGGCGATCGAATTGGTACTCCAAGGACGAGAGGGAAGGAAAATCGGCACGATGTTCGTCTTGGGGGACAGCGATGAAGTTCTCCGTCGTTCGAGGAACATCATTCTAGACCCGCTCTACGGACATCCCGATTCTGTCAAGCAAATCCGTGATGCCGGAATGCGGGAGACGCTCAAAGAGCTTTCCCAGCTCGATGGTGCCTTCATCATCTCGGAAGATGGTGTCGTCCTCTCGGGGTCGCGTCTGATAGACGTTGACTCAGGAGACGTCGAAATTCCGATGGGTTTGGGAAGCCGTCATTATGCTGCTGCAGCGATCTCCAAGAAGACGCGAGCCGTGGCTATTGTGGTATCCAAGAGTTCCGTGATTCGTATTTTTCAGCAGGGCAAGCTGGCGGCGGAGATCATGCCGCAGAAGATGTTCCTATCGGAATGCACGGTACATCTCGAGGGTCCTTATGCGGAACATTCTGGACACGAGCTGACGACACTGGTTCATGTCAAACCTTATCGAGGCAATGAACTCACCGTGGAAAAATGA